The following nucleotide sequence is from Acidobacteriota bacterium.
CGTCTCGCTCGCGGCCGGGACCGAGAACCATTTCGCGGAGCCGCTCCCCCACGGCATCGACTGCGAGCGGTGCCATGGTCCCGGAGACCTGCACGTGGCGCGCTGGAAGACGCTGTCGGACCACCCTCCGGAGTCGGACGACACGATCGTGAACCCGCGGAAGCTGGGTCGGGTCACCCGCATCCAGGTCTGCCTTCAATGCCACCTTGGGGACTCGGACGCCGGCGCGAGGGTGACGCGCCCCGACCACGACCTGCGCGACTTCCGCCCGGGGGGCCACATCGGCGAGTACCTCGACGTCCTCTCCTTCGACCCTCCGATGGCGAACCGGTTCGGCCTCGGGAGCCAGGGAGATCGGCTGATGCTGAGCCGCTGCTACAAGGAGAGCGGCGGCGGGGTCGACTGCCTCACGTGCCACGATCCCCACGTCTCCGTCTTCTCGAAGAGCCGCCCTGCGGATCAGTTCCGCAGGGCCTGCCTCACGTGCCATACGACGGCCTCGTGCGCCGTGTCGGAGCCCGAGCGACGGCGGCAGAGCGCGTTGGACGACTGCGTCGCGTGCCACATGCGCCGATCAGAGCCCGCCGACCAGCGCTACACGGCTTTCACCGACCACTGGATTCGCCGTCGCATCGATCCCCCGGCCCCCCCGGCGGCGGAGCGCCCGGGCGCGACCCTGAGCGTGCTGCGGGTCGGCGGCGAGCCCGAAGGAGGCGAGGGGCCGACCGCTTTCAGCATGGGCGTCGCCTATTTCGCGAAGAAGATGGAGGGGACCTACTCGAGCCTCATTCCGTGGTCGAAGCCCGAGGGAGAGTTCCGGTCCGTCGTGGAGCGCGAGCCGACGCTCGCCGAGGGATGGCACATGCTCGGGACGGTGGCGCTTCGACAGGGGCACATCACCGAGGCGATCGGCGACTTCCGTGAGGCGCTGAAGCTGAAGCCCGATCACGCCCGGGCCCGCCGCCAGCTCGCGGCGGCCCTCCTCCTCCAGGGGCGCGCGGGCGAGGCGGAGCCGCTGCTCCGCAGAGCGGTCGCCGAGAACCCCTCCGACATCGCCGCGATGTCCGATCTCGCGCGCGCCCTCGTCGTCCTCGGCAGCGAGGGGGAGGCGGGGGAAATCCTCGCGCGCGCCCTCGGGTTGGACCCGGGCGAGCCGACGCTGCGCGCGAACCAGGGGATGCTGGAGGCGCGGCTGGGGCGCCACACCGACGCGGTTCCAGACCTGCGGGCCGCCGCGTCGCTCGCGCCCGGCGTGCCGGAGATCTGGGACGCGCTCGCGTCCTCGCTCATCGCGTCACACCAGGTGCGCGCGGCTCTCGGTCCCGCGCGGCGAGCTGTGACGCTGAGGCCGACGCTGAGCGCCGCGCAGTACCATTTCGGGGTCGCGCTCGCGGCGGCGGGGGAGCTTCGCGAGGCGCGGGCGGCGTTCCAGATGGCCGTGACGCTGAACCCGGCCAGCTCGGAGGCGCTCGCGGCCCTCAGCGGGCTTCCGGAGCCGGGAGCGCTCGCGCAAAGCGGGACACTTCCTCCGCCACGCGCTCCAGGTGCTCGACCAGCAGGTGGGACCCCCCCTCCACGAGGGCCAGCGTCTTCGGCCCCGGGATCCTCGAATAGATTGACTCGAATTCCTTGAGCGGCGCCAGCGTGTCGGCGGTGCCGTGGATGAAGAGGACGGGCTTCCGGCACGCCTCGAGGAATGAGAAGTCCGCCAGATTGGCCGGCGGCGCGATGCCGATGAGAGCGTCCACTCTCGGATCCTGAACCCCCACCCGGAGTCCCACCCAGGACCCGAACGAAAAGCCTCCCATCGTGACGGGAAGACCCGAGGAGGCTCCGTCGAGCCAGTCGAGAGCGGCGAGGGCGTCGTCGCGCTCGCCAATCCCTCGATCGTGAGATCCTTCGCTCCCCCCTGCGCCGCGGAAGTTGAACCTCAGCACGAGGTGCGAGGACTCCTCGAGCGCCCTCGCGGCCCGGTGCACGACCTTCGTGTGCATCGTTCCGCCCCCGAGGGGATGGGGGTGGCAGAAGACCGCTGCCCGCCGCGGGCGATCCGCCATGCGTCCCTGGAGAATCCCCTCGATACGTCCTGCCGGGCCGGTGAACTCGACGGCGCGCGTGTGTCCCATGGCGTGGCGCTGGATTCAGTCGTGCTTGACCGAGAGATCGCCCATCGACGCGTGCGTCTGGAGCTCGAGCACCGGAGCCGTATCGTCCTGCGGCTGCGCCTCGTCGTGCGGCACATCCGAGTCGCCGAAGGAGACGGTCGACCGGGACTTGAGCCGGACGTTGTGCGGGACGACGATCCGGAAATCGCCCATCGACATGCGGGCCACCGCGGAGATCCTGCTCGACGGCGGCCACGCGCCGTCGAAGCTCACGCGCACATCCCCCATCGATCCGTGGAGCTCGAGGTTCGCCGGGAGCGCGTTTCCGAGGCCGCGCACCTTGGTGTCGCCCATCGAGAAACGGAAGGAGGCTCGGGCGAGCTTCCCGACCAGGGGCTTCGAGAAGTTCAGATCCTGATCCCCCATGCTCATGTGCGCTTCGAGGTCGGTGAGGGTGAGCCCGCCGAGGTCGACGTGCGACTCGCACCTGGAGAGCAGGAGGTCGAGCGAGGTCGGCACTCCTTCGGGGAGGGTGATGGCGACCTTGTTCTGGTTCTTGTGATTGCCGAACATGATGAAGAAGAAGGGGACGCGGCGCCGGAACTCGACCGAGAGCTGGCGCCGACCCTCGGAGTCGCGAGATTCCTCCTGCGTCAGCGCGTACGTGCCGGGGTCGAAGTTCCCGTCGACCTTGACCCCGCTCCCCGGGGCGCCGGGCTGGACGGTGAAGTCACCCTCGGAGAGCTTCAGGATGACGCGCACGGGCTCCACGCCGGCGCGCGCCTGCCGGTTGGCGTCGAGCGCCGGAAGGTCCACGCCGGGAGTCTGGGGCCCGGCGGGGGAGGGTGCCGGCGGGGGGGCCGGGGCCGGCACCGGAATGGTGAACGAGGTCGGGACGGGGTGCTGCTCGCCGTCGTTCCCCGCGCGGCGCGCCATGAAAATCATCCCCGAGACCCCGATCGCGACCAGGATCACGAGACCGAGGCACCCGACGCCGGCGTAGAACGCGACCTTCCTGCAGCCCCCTGATGCCATCGACTTGCCCCCTCGGGAACCTGTCGCGCGCGGTCGATGTAACATGACGCGGCATGCTGGATCGGATTCAGCGACACCTCGGCGCGCTGATCGGAGACCGGTCGCCCCTCGGGGGCCCCGATCGCCTTCGCGAGGCCGAGTCGTACGCCGAGAGAATACTCCAGGCGGCGGGTCTCCGCGTAACCCGCGAGCCCATCGCGGTCGCTGGCGGGGCATGGTGCAATGTGTTCGGGGATCTCGGCCCCGAAGGCGGCGCGCCGCTCTTCGTCGTCGGCGCTCACCTCGACACGGTGAGGGGAACGCCCGGGGCCGACGACAACGCGAGCGGGGCCGCGGCCCTCCTCGCTCTCGCCGAGTGGGCCGGATCGCGTCCGTCCCCCCGCTCACACACCCTGAGGTTCGCGGCCTTCAACCTCGAGGAGTGGGGGATGGCAGGGAGCCTGGAGCACGCCGAGGCGTTGCGCCGCGCGGGCCGACCCGTCGAGGGGATGATCTCGCTCGAGATGATCGGCTACGTCGATTCCGCCCCCGGCGCCCAGAGGTTTCCTCCGGGGATGGGATTCGGCCGCCGCCGCACGGGAGACTTCATCTCCGTCGTCGGAAATGGCGCCTCGCGGGCGCTGACGGCAGGGCTCGCCCGATCGCTCGGAGCGGCCGGTCTTCCCGTCGAGGCCGCCAGTCTTCCCGCCAGCCTCGCGATGCTGGTCGGCGCGTCGCTCTCGGACCACTCGTCGTTCTGGCGGCAGGGCTACCGCGCCGCGATGGTCGGCGACACCACCTTTTACCGGAACCCCCACTACCACCTGCCGACGGACACTCTCGAGACGCTCTCACTCCCGTTCATCGAGAGCGTCACGCAGGGGGTCGCCGGGTTTCTCGAGCTGCTCGAGGGGGCGGACCGCTAGGACGAAGAGATGCGTGACGCCCTCCGTGGCCGCGAATCCGGCCACGGACGGACATTCGACGGCGCGCCGGACCGGACCGCGGCGAGATCGTCCACGAACCGTCTTCCCCAGTCGCTCGACTTGGACATCAGCACCCGCGCGAGGAGCGCGGCATGCCGCCTCCGCCGCTCGGAGACCGTCATCGAGAGGGCCGTCCGGATCCCGTCGGCGACGTCCGAGAGCACGATCGGATTGACGATGATCGCCTCGAGGAGATCCTCCGCGGCGCCGGTGAAGCGGCTCAGGACGAGCACGCCGGGGGATTCGCGATCCTGGGAGGCGACGAACTCCTTCGCCACCAGGTTCATTCCGTCACGGAGCGGGGTCACGAGCATGACGTCGGCGTCCCTGTACAGCTCGGCCAGGAACTCCCGCGGGTAGGAGCGATAGAGGTAACGGATGGGGGTCCAGTCGTGCTCGCCCATCTCGCCGTTCACGCGTCCGATGATCGCGTCGAGGCGCCTCTTCTGTCTTCCGTACTCGGGGACGGTGGCACGGCTCGGCGAGGCGATCTGCACGTAGACGACCTTCTTCCTCCACTCGGGGTACGTCGTCAGGAATTGCTCGAAGGCGAGGATCCGCTCGGGAATCCCCTTGGTGTAGTCGAGGCGGTCGACGCCGAGGATCAGCCGGCGATCGCGCAGGGTCGGGATCAGATCGCGCGCCCGCTCCGTGGCCGCGGAGGTCTCCCTCCCGGGGAGGAACTCCGCCGGCTCGATGCCCACGGGGTAGACGCCGACGCGCTGGACGTGACCCCCCGCGATGAGGACGTTCCCCTCCCCCCGGGCGTTGAGCTCCTTGCGGCAGGCGTAGATGTAGTTGTCGAGGTAGCGCTGGAGCTGGAAGCCGACCACGTCGTAGGCGAGACACGCGTCGAGATAATCGCGGGGATCCGGCAGGAGCTGCCAGTGCTCGTGCGGCGGGAACGGCGTGTGGAGGAAGAATCCGATCGGCCCGTGCCAGCCGAGCCGCCGCAGCTCCCTCCCGAGCGGAAAGAGGTGGTAGTCGTGAATCCAGACGATGTCGCCGTCGCGGAGGTGCGGCTTCAGGACCGAGGCGAAACGCGCCTGAACCTCGCGGTAGCTCCGCTCCTGATCGAGATCGATCCGGACGCGTCCCTGAAAGCAGTGAAGGAGCGGCCAGAGCGTCTCGTTGCAGAATCCGAGGTAGAAGCGATCGAACTCCTGGCGGGAGAGAGGGCATCCGAGCAACTCGACGCCGTCGAGGAACTGCCGGGTGATCGAGGCGGGGCGGGCGGGGTCGGCGATGCGGCCGCTCCAGCCGAACCAGAGGCTGCCGGGAGATCGCGAGAGGACGCCGAGGAGCGCGGTCACGAGCCCCCCCGCGAGCGGCTCGGACTTCCCCGTGCCGGCCGCCGACTCGACGCACGGCAGCCGGTTCGAGACGACGACGAGCCGCCGATCGCCGCTCATGAGGCGGCGTCCCGCTCGACGACGTCGAGCCATCGGCGGAGGAAGAGGGGGAGGTCGATCCACGACGCCAGGCGCCCGTGCGCGCGCGTCGGCGTGTCGGAGCCCGCGATGCGCACGCCGAGCCCCGTCCCCTCGAGTGCGGAGAACGCCTCCTCGTCGGCGACGTCGTCTCCGACGTGCACCGGGAAGGTACCCGCCGGCGATCGACGCAGGATCTCCTGCACGGTGGTCCCCTTGTCGCGCCCCGGGACGCGGAGCTCGAGGCCGCCGTCGACGCGCGTGAGCCTCAGCCCCGACTCCGCGGCGATCGCGAGCCAGCGGCTCTCGCACTCCCTCAGAATCTCCTCGGCCTCCGACGCCCCGAGTCCGCGCGTGTGAAGCATCACGGACGCCCGTTTGCGCTCGAGCCGCCGGCTCCAGAGCCGGAAGGCGACGGCGCCGGTGGCGCGGTCGAGCGCGTCCCCGTCCCGGCGGTCGACGTGGTGCGCGACCATCACTCCGGGCGAGAGCATCTCCTCCCACCCGCACTCGCCCACGAGCATCACGCCGAGCCCGCCGATGAACGCGTCGAGCTCCTCGACCGGACGACCCGACACGACGGCCACGGTCGTGGCGCCCGATCGGACGATCTTCGACAGGGCGCTCATCGAGTGGGGAAACGGGACCGCTTCGTGCCGATCGGTCCGAAACGGGGCGAGCGTGCCGTCGTAGTCGAGGCTCAGGAGGCGGTGCTCCGCCGCGCGGGCCGCGGCCCAGAACGATGCCGGGATGCCGCCGAGCGCTCCGCGGCTCTCTTCGAGCTCCATCATCGGATCTCCACGCTTTCGCTCGCGCCGTAGTGCAGGCCGAGGATGAGGGTGAGGTATTCGCGGAGGTGGCGGGTCAGGAGGAAATTCTCGCGGACGAACCGGCGCCCCTTCCTCCCCATCGTGGCCATCAGCTCCGGGCGGCTGAGCAGGTAGCGCATCCTCAGGGCCGCTCCCTCGGGGCTGCTCACGAGGAACCCCGTGTGGTAGTTCACGACCTGGAGGGGGATGCCCCCCGTCTCCCCGCCGATCACCGCCTTCTCCTTCCACATGGCCTCGGTGACGGTCAGCCCGAACCCCTCGCGCGTCGACTTCTGGAGGACGAGCGTGGCGTGCCGCTGGAGGGCGTTGATCGCCCGGTGGGAATCGGGGGGGAGCTCGAGAACGTGGATGTCCGGGTCGTCCCCCGCCTCGGCGCGGACCTCCGAGAGAACCTCCGCTCCCTCGGGGTCGTCGTCGGCGGTTCCCCCCGCCAGCACGAGCTGGATCGGGATGTGCGGTTTCACGAGCCGGTAGGCGCGGATCACGCCGACGGGGTCCTTGAACCGATCGAACCGCGAGACCTGGAGGATCACCGGGCGCGAGGGTTCCAGATCGAAGCCGAGGGCGATCTCCTCGACGTCGCCCGCGTCGAGAGGGATGTTCTTCTCGCTCAGCGGATCGATGCTCGGCGCGATGAGGTACTGCGGGTGGGAGAGGGGCTGCGCGAACGCCGCGAGCGAGAAGACGCTGGCGTCGTAGGGACGGATGAAGCCGCGAAGGATTTTCCAGACCTGCCGGAACGGCCGGCTCACGTCGATGTGGCACCGCCAGACCCACTTGCCGCGCCGATCCGCAAAGTGCTGCAGAAGCGCGGCGGGCTGCGGGTCGTGGATGAACACGTAGTCCGCGTCCTTCAGCCGGTCCCGCAGCGATTCGGCGTTGCGCCGGCTCACCTCCTGGTAGACGTCGAGCTGGCGCGTCGAGATCGTCACGCTGTCCCCCTGCAGGGCGTTGTGGAGGCTCTTGGTCACCGAGAAGAACTCCGGCGTCCCGTCGATCACCTCCCATCGGGCGTCGAGTCCGAGATCGGCCATCAGCGGCACCAGCCGCGCGAGGATCTCCGCGACCCCGCCGCCGATCCGGGTGGAGTTCACGTGCACGACGGACTTGCCCCTGAGAGGCCTCGCGAGCTCACGGATCTGCTGGACGGCCTCGGGGCCGGCCGCCTCGGCGTAGTCGTCCAGGGCGACCCTCATGGCACTCTCGCCCCCGCCCTGGCGCCCGCGAGCGCCGCGGCGATGCGATCGCGCAGCTCGCCGAGCGACCAGAGCTCGTAGTCGACCGCCGCGAGGCGCTCGCGCTCGTGGGCGCACTCATCCCCCCAGCCGGCCAGCCATGCGGAAAAATCGTCCACCCGCCCCGGCTGGCGCCGGCGCGCCTCGATGAAGTGATGGAAGATGCTCCCGGTGGAGAGCCTCGGGATCATGGCGGTGAGCTCGGACGGAGTGGTGGCGCGCGCCCGCGTGTCGAGGATCACGAACTGGGATTTGAGGAAGTAGAACTCGTGGCCGCGGGCCGCCTGGGGAACTTCGCCCGCCTCCGCCAGTCGGTCCTCCACGACGTCGATGGTTTGGTGCCGGAGCTGCTCGAGGTCCGGGTAGTCCATCGGGTCGATCACTCCCAGTCGCTCGGCCAGAGCGGCGTCGTGGAGCTGTCGACGCGCCCAGACGGCGAAGTCGTTCCGGTACTCCGGGTCGTCGAACGCCGGCCTCAGGAGCGCGTCGTGGAAGTGGTGGGAGATGCTCTGCGCGGGAACGCTCGCGAGATGATCGCGAAGCTCGCGCAGGTTCTGCGCGCTCCGGCCGAGCGAGAGGATCGTCAGCGCACAGTCCATGACCTGAAGGGGCGCGGGGACGGTGAGCCGGCGGGCTGTTGCATCCATACCTCGTCCCTCCGCGTGCGCAGATGGGAGCCCGCCGCACCGGAAGCGTCCCACGCGGGCCCGCAGTGGCTGAGGCGATCTGAACCCCGGAAAACGTTCTGGTTTCTCCCAAGCAACAGCCGTTCCACGACGAGCCAGTCGGCAAGAAGTTCGTTCGAGTCAGCGATCTATGCCGGAATTCGCGAGGTCGCGGCTCTCCGGATCGTCGGACCGGATTCCTGAAAGCCCGGACATTGTGACGCAGAAACCAGACGCAGCCGTTCGGGACTTCACGCTAGAATGGCCGAGCCCGCGTTCCCGAGAAGCCGGAGGTTTCGATGAGCCCGATCGACCGCTACCGCCGCGCGGCGAACTACCTCGCCGCGGCGCAGATCTATCTCCAGGCCAATCCGCTTCTCGAGGAGCCGCTGCGCCCCGAGCACATCAAGCCGCGCCTTCTCGGGCACTGGGGGACGAGCCCGGGGATCAACTTCGTCTACGCGCACCTGAACCGCCTCATCCTCGAGACGGACGCGAGCGTCCTCCTGGTGACCGGACCCGGGCACGGGGCGGCGGCCAACCTCGCGAACATGTACCTCGAGGGGACCCTGGCCGAGTACTTCCCCGAGCTGACGCACGGTCGCGAGGGGCTCGCCCGCTTCCTGTCGTGGTTCTCGTGGCCCGATCGCTTCGCGAGCCATCTCAATCCCGGGCTCCCGGGGGTCATCCACGAGGGAGGCGAGCTGGGCTACGCCCTCGCCACCGCCTTCGGCGCGGCCCTCGACAACCCCGACCTCCTCGTCGCCTGCATCGTGGGCGACGGTGAGGCGGAGACGGGGCCGACCGCGACGGCCTGGCACGCCGCGAAGTTCGTGAACGCCGCGACGGACGGCGCGGTCCTCCCCATCCTCCACGTGAACGGGTTCAAGATCTCGTCGCCGACGATCTTCGGCACGATGGACGACGGGGAGCTGACCGCGCTTTTCACCGGCTACGGCTACTCGGTCCACATCGTCGACCTCGCGAAGGAGGGGGAGGCGATCGACGCGGCGATGGCGGCGGCGGTCGCCACCGCGCACGGCGAGATCCGCTCCCTCCAGAAGTCGGCGCGCGCCGGGCGCCCCGCCGATCGGCCGCGCTGGCCGATGATCGTCCTCCGGACGCCGAAGGGATGGACGGGGCCGAAGGAGATCGAAGGCAAGGTGGTCGAAGGGTGCTTCCGCGCCCACCAGGTTCCCGGGATCGAGCTCAAGACCAAGCCGGCGCAGCTCGCCGCGGTGGAGAAGTGGCTCCGTTCCTACAAGCCCGCCGAGCTCTTCGACGCCGCCGGGCGGCCGGCGGCCGACATCCTGGCCCTCTGCCCGCGGGGCGACCGACGCATCGCGCAGAACCCGCACGCGTTCGGCGGGAAGATCCGAAAGCCGTTGCACCTTCCCGCGCTCGAACAGCGCGCCCTGCGCCTCGAGAGTCGCGGCGCGGCGCGCGCCGGATCGATGGGCGAGCTGGGGAAGTACCTCAAGGAGGTCGTCACCCTCAACGCCGCCGAGCGCAACTTCCGCATCGTCTGCCCCGACGAGCTCGAGTCGAACCGCCTCGGCGCCGTCCTCGACGTCACGGAGCGCCAGTACGCGTGGCCGGTGCCGTCGTCGGCCGAGCACGTCGCGAGGGACGGCCGCGTCCTCGAGATCCTCAGCGAGCACACCTGCCAGGGGTGGCTCCAGGGGTACCTCCTCACGGGGCGGCACGGCGTCTTCCCCTGTTACGAGGCCTTCCTGCCGATCGTGGACGGGATGATGAACCAGTACGCGAAGTTCCTGAAGACTTCTCTCGAAGCCCCGTGGCGCCTCCCGGTCTCCTCTCTCAACTACCTCCTCACCTCCGAGAGCTGGCGGCAGGATCACAACGGCTACTCGCACCAGGGGCCGGGGTTCATCAACAACCTGATGACCAAGAAGGGGCACACGTACCGCATCTACCTCCCCCCCGACGCGAACTGCCTCCTGTCCACGGCCGATCACTGTCTCCGGAGCACGAACTACATCAATTTGATCATCGCCGGGAAGCAGCCGATGCCGCAGTGGCTGTCGATGGACGAGGCGATCGAGCACTGCCGCGTCGGCGCGTCGGTCTGGCGCTGGGCCGGCACGCACGACGGCGAGGATCCGCAGATCGTCCTCGCGGGGTGCGGCGACAACCTCACTCTCGAGGTGATGGCGGCGGCGCAGATGCTCCGTGAGTCCGTCCCGGAGTGGCGCGTCCGCGTCGTCAACGTCACGGATCTCATGACGCTCGGCATCCCGCAGAAGTACCCGCACGGCCTCGACGAGGGGCGGTTCGAGCGCCTCTTCCCGCCGGCCGTCCCCGTCGTCTTCAACTTCCACGGCTACACCGCCGCGATCAAGCAGCTTCTCTTCGAGCGCCCGGGAAACGAACGGTTCGACATCAACGGCTACCGCGAGGAGGGGACGACGACCACCCCCTTCGACATGCAGGTGCGGAACCGCACGAGCCGGTTCCACCTCGTCACCCAGGCGGCGCAGACGATGGCGGCGCGCCACCCCGGCGTCGGGGCGCGCGCCGAGGAGCTGGTCCGCGCGTGCGAGAAGTCGCTGGCGGATCACCGCGCCTACATCTGCGAGCGCGGCGAGGACCCGGCGGAGATCACGAAGTGGGAGTGGAGCGGGAGGTGACGGCCTACTTCGCGCGAAGGCTGGCGAAAGGAGCTGTTGAATGGAAGCGCCCCTGACCGTCGAGTACGACAAGGTCGGTGACATCCTTTACATTAACAAGTGTTCCCCCTACGCCGAGCAGGAGTCGGACGAGCTCGAGTACGGCGTCGTCGCGCGCCTGAACCCGACGTCGAGGGACGTCGAAAACCTCGAGATACTCTTCTTCTCCCGCAGAATCGCGAATGGGGAGACGCTTCGTCTCCCCGTGCTCGCTGATTTCCATCTCCCGCACACTGCCTGAGGGGACGTCATGGAGCTTTCCAGTGAGCAGTACCAGGCGTGGATGGAACAGAGGCGACGACGCAGCGCGTGAGAGGCTGCGCCGCGTGTTCGAGCGGGCAAGGAGAAGATCCATGGGTCGCGCCGAAGAGAATCCAAGGTGATAGAGAGTTACGTCGTCTGCGTGAGCAACGCGGGATTCAAGACCGCGCTTGTGGTCCGAAAGGTGTACCGCGCTCTCAGCGACGCCGAGGCGGGGAAGCGCGGTCTCATCCGGGTCGTCGACGAGTCGGGGGAGGACTACTTGTTTCCCGCGACCCTGTTCGTGCCCATCGATCTACCGAAAGAAGCTGCGAGGGCCTTCTCGGCGGCGTCATAGGCGCTTCCCGCACGGATGCGGAATTGCAACGCTCGTCTGTCAACGTGTCGGTAAGATAGACTCCCGCGCATGCTGAGCTGCCCCGCGTGCGGCCTCGCCGACAGAGCCGAGGCGGGTCCGTGCCCCCGCTGCGGCGCGCCGCCGCGCCGGCCCGCCGAGGATCGAACGACGGTCCCGTTGGTTCTCCCGCCCGAGATCGGTCCCGGCTACCTGCTCCACGGCAACTACCGCATCGTGAAGGAGCTGGGGAAAGGGGGCTTCGGGCGCGTCTTCCTGGCGCGCGACCAGGGGCTCGAGCGCGACGTCGCCGTCAAGTTCCTCACGCTGGAAAGAGTCGCTCCCACGGAAATCCCCGCCATCAAGGAGCGCTTCCGCCGCGAGGCGCAGGCCCTCGCCCGCTACAGCGCGAGGACTCGCCACGTCGTGAGCGTGGCGCTCGTGGGAGACGTCGCGGGCCTCCCCTTCTTCGTGATGGAGTGCCTGTCCGAGGGGACGCTCCACGATCGGATCAACCAGCGCGGGCTGCTCCCGCCCCTCGAAGCGGCGTCGCTCGTGGCGGACGTCGCGGCGGCGCTCGGGTTCGTCCACGCGGACGGATCGATTCACCGCGACATCAAGCCGGCGAACATCTTCGTGCGCGCGGGGCAGGCGGTCCTGGGCGATTTCGGCATCGCCAAGATCGCCGACATGCCCGCGCTGACGACGAGCAACCCGCCGCTGACGCCGCAGTACGCGGCCCCCGAGGTCATCAAGTTCGAGGCGAGCGATCATCGCGCCGATCTCTTCTCCCTGGGCTGCGTCCTCCACGAGTGCCTGACGGGAAGCCTCCTCTTCGACGGCGACAGCTACAGGGAGGTGGCGGGGAAGATCGGCGAGGCGCGCGAGGTCGATCTCTCGCCTCTTCAGTACACCGTCCCCCTGCCTCTCATCGACGTGCTCCGACGGTCGCTGGCCAAGAAGGCGGCCGAGCGCTACCCCACGGCCGCCGCGATGGAGAAGGATCTCCGCGAGATCGTGCAGCGCCGGTCCGGGTCGGACGTGAAGCCCGCAAAGCCCATTGGGGCGACCGTTCCCATCGCCACGGCGCCGCCGGTCCCGGAGAAGCTCTCGGGCGACAGAACGCTCGTGGATCCTCGGTTGAAGATGCCTGGCGGGACCAGGGTGGAAGCCGGTCCGACTCGACGTGTGTGGGATCCGATCGTCGAGCCGCCCCCTTCCCGCAAGGGTCGGTGGATCGCGGGCGCCCTGATCGCGGCGATTGGCGCCGGCGTTCTCCTCTGGTTGGCGTTGCGCCCGGAGACACATCCATCGGCTCTCACGGGAACAGACAAGGTCGCG
It contains:
- a CDS encoding phosphoketolase family protein; amino-acid sequence: MSPIDRYRRAANYLAAAQIYLQANPLLEEPLRPEHIKPRLLGHWGTSPGINFVYAHLNRLILETDASVLLVTGPGHGAAANLANMYLEGTLAEYFPELTHGREGLARFLSWFSWPDRFASHLNPGLPGVIHEGGELGYALATAFGAALDNPDLLVACIVGDGEAETGPTATAWHAAKFVNAATDGAVLPILHVNGFKISSPTIFGTMDDGELTALFTGYGYSVHIVDLAKEGEAIDAAMAAAVATAHGEIRSLQKSARAGRPADRPRWPMIVLRTPKGWTGPKEIEGKVVEGCFRAHQVPGIELKTKPAQLAAVEKWLRSYKPAELFDAAGRPAADILALCPRGDRRIAQNPHAFGGKIRKPLHLPALEQRALRLESRGAARAGSMGELGKYLKEVVTLNAAERNFRIVCPDELESNRLGAVLDVTERQYAWPVPSSAEHVARDGRVLEILSEHTCQGWLQGYLLTGRHGVFPCYEAFLPIVDGMMNQYAKFLKTSLEAPWRLPVSSLNYLLTSESWRQDHNGYSHQGPGFINNLMTKKGHTYRIYLPPDANCLLSTADHCLRSTNYINLIIAGKQPMPQWLSMDEAIEHCRVGASVWRWAGTHDGEDPQIVLAGCGDNLTLEVMAAAQMLRESVPEWRVRVVNVTDLMTLGIPQKYPHGLDEGRFERLFPPAVPVVFNFHGYTAAIKQLLFERPGNERFDINGYREEGTTTTPFDMQVRNRTSRFHLVTQAAQTMAARHPGVGARAEELVRACEKSLADHRAYICERGEDPAEITKWEWSGR
- a CDS encoding DUF2283 domain-containing protein; the protein is MEAPLTVEYDKVGDILYINKCSPYAEQESDELEYGVVARLNPTSRDVENLEILFFSRRIANGETLRLPVLADFHLPHTA